The DNA window CCCCACAGGCCCACGGTGTGGGGCAACTCGATCTCGGCCTGCTCCTTCGAGTCGTTGACGGTCACCAGCAGGCTCTGCTGCCAGCTCGGGGTGACGATCCGCGCGGTGATCTCATACTTGCCCGCCGCCGGAGCGTCGAAGGTGTACTCGAACGGCTGGCTGCCGCCGTTGCGGCTGTAGTGCAGCTGCTTCCCGCCGAGCGTGCTGTCCATGAAGATGATCTTGCCGGTGCTCTTCGTCGGGTTGCTGGTGGCGGCGGCCGGGATCGTGATGACGCCATCACTATCGACGGTCGGCTGGCGGTCCGCATCGGTCAGCTCGACATCGGTGATCTCGATCACTTCCTTGGTCACGTTGGCCTCGGCGATGTCCTGGCCGACGGCGTCGAGCGTCTTCGACTTGGCGGCCTCGATGATCGATTGTTGCACGTAAAGCGAGACGCCGTACCAGAACTTCGGATCACCGGAGAGGAATCCGAACACGCGTGGCTCGCCCATCACGTCGCCGATCCACTGGGCGCGCTTGACCTTCATGAACGGCTCACCCGTGGCACGGGCCTGGGTGTTGGCGAGGAAGTCGAGGTCCTTGTTGTAGCGGGTCTTCGTCCAGCCACTGCCCCAGCCGGCACCAAGGCACGGCACCCAGCCTTCCGGCGTCCAGTGAACGAGGGCGGCGTGGCCCTTCTGCGGACGGGCGGTGGTCGGAATCCCGAAGGCGCGCAGCGTGAAGCGGCCGAAGAACGCGCGTCGGCCGCAGATGCCGCCGTTCTTGAGGATGTTCTGGAAGAACTGCAGATCGTCGCGGTCGTACTTGTTGTCCTCCGAGCCGTAGCGGATGTCGCTGCGGACGATCTCGACGTAGCGCCACCGGTAGTCCGGCTTGGTCACCTGGTCGGGGCGGTAGTTGCGAAGCATTTCACGGCCCCACGCGAGGACGTCGTTCGGCTCCTCGCCATCGACCACCATGCGGTAGTCCCAAACGGTCAGGTCCTTGAATGCGGGATCGAGCTCGTCGTTGAGGAAAGCCTTCTCGAAGTGGAGGTAACGCTCGACCGGATCGACGTGCGACGGCGCGTCCTTGGCGTCGACCGCATTGCGCTGTGCGACCGGCTCGGCGTGTTCGAGCGCGACCGCAAGCGCGAGGCGCTGAAGGGTGCCCTCGCCGGCCTTGTCGGAGGCCTTCCGGATGTCGCGGTAGATCTCCATCGCACGGCCGTACTTGCCGCCCGCGGCGCCATCGGCGACCGCCATCTGAACGAGCAGATCACCATCGGCGAACATCAGCTCGACCAGCTCCTGCTGCGCTTCGCCCTGCTGCGCAAATCCGGCAAGACCCTTCGGGCTCGCTTCCGTCAGCACCACAAAGCCCGCCAGCTTGGCATCCAGCTTGTCGCTGGAGAGCAGATCCTGAAGTCCGAGGTCCTTGATCGCCTTCACCGTCGCCGCCTTCGCATCGGCCACCGCCTTCTCGGCTTCCTTGGCCGCCTTCTCGACCTTCGGCCGTTCCTTGAGCGCCTTGTCGAGCAGAGCCTGCCGTTCCTTGAGCGCCGCGACGCCTTCCTCACGGTTCTGCTCCCAGTGCGCGAGGTCCTTCTTCGCCGCTTCCCTCTCATCGGCGGTCTTCGCCTTCTTGAGCTTCTCCTTCGCCGCAGCGATGCCCTTGTCGGCACCCCCGATCCACTTGCCCTTGGCGTGACCGACGAGTCCCTGCGCTTTGCCAACCTCACCCATGCGCGCCTTGGCGGCATCGAGCTCCTTGGTCGCGACGACCTCGGCTTCGCGGGCCTTCAGGTAGGCCGACTGGTCGCCGGCATCGAGTTTCGGCAACGCCCCGATGATCTCCTTCCTCAGGGTCTCGAGGTAACTCGCATACTTCTCCTCGAGCTTCTGGCCGGCCTCGCTGAGGACGACTCCCGGTTCCGCCTTCTTCTTCGCCCAAAGGTTCGGCGCTCCAAGGGTCGTGACGGCTCCTGCAACCAGGAGGTTTCGAATCAGTCTCATGTTCATCGCTGCAATCCGCATGGGTTGTCGGGGTGGGTGTGCCGAAACCGCCAATCCTGCGGTCCCGGCCTGCACCATCGCACGATAAACGCCCCAAACCCGGGGAAATTTCAAAAATGCGATTCCGGGGCAGGTTGCCGCCTACGCCAATGACACCCAAGTCACTGATAGCGAGATCATTGAGTCCGATTTTCGCATCACTGAATGCGATCGAAATCCCCGCGATGCTCTCCCCGCAGGGAAGTCGCCCAAAGGTGTCTGTTAGACGGAAATACGCTACTTGAGTGATCTCATCTCCACCTCACTTCGCCTTGCCAAGTGCCTTTTCGATCGCCTTGCGTTCGGCCTTTTCGTCGAACTTCGGATTCGTGGTGAGCGAGGTCGGGGCGTCCGACTTCTTCTGCCAGTCGCGCAGGATGCCGAGCAGCTCGTCGCGCTTCTCCGGCATCTCCGCGGCGAGGTCCTTCCGCTCGCGGATGTCGTCCTTCAGGTTGTAGAGCACGACCTTTCCGTCCTCGAAGTACTGCTTCAGCTTGAAATCACCGACACGCACCACCGAGACCGGCCGCGAGCGGAACAACGGATCCCGCTGCTCGCCGTAAATGCTGTAGCTCTGGAGATAGGCCGGGAAGTGCCAGAAGATCGGACGCTCGCCGAAGCTCTCCTTCTCACCCTTCAGGATCGGCACGAGGCTGCGGCCGTCGACGGGCTGGTCGGGCAATGGCACACCGGCGATCTCGCAGAAGGTCGGGTAGATGTCGGTGCCGATGATCGGCGCGTCCGATCGGCTGCCCGGCTCCACGACACCCGGCCAGTGGATGAAGTACGGCACCCGGATGCCGCCTTCGAAGTAGGTCCCCTTGTAGCCCCACAGCGGATCCATGTCAGTCGCCGGACCATAGCCGCCGTTGTCGGAGGAAAAGACGATCACGGTGTCGTCGCGCTCGCCGAGTCGCTCGAGTTCGCTGACCAGACGTCCGACGCTGTCATCGATCGCCTGGATCATCGTCGCCATCACCACGTGGTCATGCAGCTTGCCCGGCTTCTTCGATTCGTACTTCGGAAGCAGGTCCTTCTTCGGGTGCAAGGGTGTGTGGACTCCGAAGTGGGCGAGGTAGGCGCACCACGGGCCGTCCTTGCTGTCCTTGATGAACTCGATCGTCCGGTCGGTGAGCGCGTCGGCGAGGTACTCTCCATCGGGTCCGTAGTGACCTTTGAAGCCCGGGAGTTTCTGATGCTCGACCGCCACGTCGAATCCCTGCGTCGTCGGATCCGGCCCGAGGTGCCACTTGCCGAACATGCCCGTGCGGTAGCCCGCCTTCTTCAGCGACTCGGCCCAGGTCACGATGCCGTCGTCGAGCACCGAGGTCCCCGGCGCAACGTTCAGACGGCGGAACTCCGCCTTGCCCCGTGGCTTCGTCCCGACATTGAAGATCCGGTGGCGCGGCGTGTACTGACCGCTCAACAGGCAGGCGCGGGCCGGAGCGCAGTTGGCAGCGTTCGAGTAGCCGTTGGTGAAGACCATGCCGCCCTTGGCAAGGCCATCGAGAACCGGCGTCTCGTAGAAGTCCGACCCCATGTATCCGGTGTCCTTCCAACCGAAGTCATCGAGGTAGATGAACAGGATGTTCGGCTTCTCCGCCGCGAGTGCCGGAGCGGCAAGCACGAGGAGCAAGGAGAGCGGTGCAGCGAGAATACGAAGGATCATGGCGATGGATGGGGCTCGCGGACGCGAGGGATGAAACGACCGCTCGGCGCTGTTCCGCTACGTCGGCAGGCAACGCGACATTGCACCGCCGACATCCTGCGAGATGAGAAATACAAAACGGCACAGGACGGAATGTCCTGCGCCGCTGGGGGGCACCTTGGGTCCCTTTTGATCCTCACGGATCACTTGCCGCATTTGTCGCAGCCCTTGCCCTTGCCCTTGCCCTTGCCCTTGCCCTTGCCCTTGCCCTTGCCCTTGCCCTTGCCCTTGCCCTTGCCCTTGCCCTTGCCCTTGCCCTTGCCCTTGCCCTTGCCCTTGCCCTTGCCCTTGCCCTTGCCCTTTCCTTTGCCGCCTTCGCATTGGCCGTCCTCGCACTGGCCGCCGCCTTCGCCACCGCGTTTGCGGAAGCGCTTGCCTTGGCCATTGCCGCCGCCTCCACCGCCACCGCCGCCTCCCTTGGCGAAGTATTCGCCGGAGCCGGATGGGGATTGCTGGCCGTAGTGCGGTCCGTTCTGGGCTTCCGAGGTGGCCAGGCCGAAGGCGACCAGGCCAAGGGTGATCATCAGAGTCTTCATGGTTCGATATGGTTGGGTTGTCCGTGCCTCGATGGCACCTCCCACATTACCCGCCGAAGATGACGACAAGATGATCGCCGGAAAAAACCCGGAGCTTTTCTCAAAGCCCGGTCACCCGCATCTCCAGCACCCCGCCCTCGCCAAGGTTTGCTTCAAGCTGCAGGCCGAGCGCGTCGGCGCAGGCCTTCGCGAGGGAAAGCCCGAGCCCGCAGTGGGTGCTCTCGCCGCGAGCCTCGTCAGCCCGCCAGAACCGGTCGAACAGATGACCGACATCCTCCGCAGCAAGCCCGGAGGCACGATTGGAAATGGTCACGGCACCGTCGTCTTCCATCGTGATAACGACCTCGCTGCCGGCATCGGCATACTCCGCCGCATTGCCCAGAAGATTCCCTAACAGGTGATCCCACCATCCCCGGTCGCCGACAACCATCGCGTCGGCTGCGACCTCGGAGCGCAGCCGCACATCGCGCGCTTCGGCGACCGACGCGTGATCGGCCCACCTTTCGTTGACGATTCTCGCCAAGGGAAACGGCTCACCCTTCGCGCCCGGCTGCTCGCGCTCAAGGCGGGCAAGCTGGAGCATCGACTGGACCACCGCCTCCATGCGTGCGACCGACGCAACGACATCCTGCCAAGCCTCCGGGCCACCTTCCTCGGGCCACTTCACCGCCGACTCGGCGATCGTCTTGGCTTCGGCGATCGGCGTGCGCATCTCGTGGGCCAGATCCGCACTGAACCTCCGCTCACGTGCGAAGCTTCCCTCGAGGCGGTCCATCAACCGGTTCAGGCGATCGACGATCGGTTCGAGTTCGGAAGGCAGCCCGTCGTTGGCGAATCGACCGTCCAAGGACGCGCTGTCGATACTGCCGATCTCGTCGGCGATCCGGCACAAGGGCGATAGGCCGTCGTGCACCACGAACCGCACCCACATCCATCCCAGTCCGGCAAGCACCACGCCGGATCCCGCGATCAGCAGGGCCATGCGGAGCAACTTGGCCTGCAACGCGTCGAGCGGCCTGGCCACGCTGATATCCATGCCGCCACCCGGGCCACCCATCCCCCAGCGGCCGCGGCCTTGTCCGCCGCCTCCGCCCTGCCCACCGGGACCACCGCCACCACCGAAATGATGACCCACGCTCATGACGCGGGTTCCGTCGGCCAGATCGACAATCGTGGCGCGGCCTTCGTCAGGCGGGGGTAGATCCGCCGTGAGATTGTCGGAGCGCGAGACCTCCTCGCCATCCGTTCTCCACACCTGCCACATGACATCCGGACCGAGCACCTCGGCGGTGTCCGTCTCCTGCTCCATCCAGCGGCCGCCCCGTCCCGGACCTCCGCCGCCGGCCATCCCGACCGAGCGGACCTGCCGGCACATCGTTTGCAACTCCGCCTCCATCCCGGCGACGAGTCCGGCGCGGTAGGAAAAATACACGGCGGCACCGGCCACCAGCCAGAGCACTCCGAAACCGGCGAGAAACCACCCGGTCAGACGTCCGCGGATCGACCTCATGGCGCTTCCTCCTCCATCACGTATCCCTGCCCGCGCCGCGTGTGGATCAGCGGACTACCGCTGCCCGCCGCCGCCAACTTGCGGCGCAGCTGGTAGACGGTGGCATCGACCACATTGCTCATCGGCGAGGCCAGCTCATCATAAAGATGCTTCTCAAGTTCGGTGCGGCTCATGACCTTCCCCGGCTGCAGCGCGAGGACTTCAAGGAGCCGGTACTCGCGGGCGGTGAGGTCGAGACGATCACCGCCGCGCGACGCCGAGCGCCGGTCGGTGTCCACGACCAGATCGCCGACTTCCACCGTAGTCGCCGGATGATCGAACCGCCGACGACACATCGCATCGACCCGTGCCAGCAGCTCGGCGAGCGCGAAGGGTTTCCCGAGATAGTCGTCGGCGCCGCCACGCAGGCCCGTCACCCGGTCCTCGACCGTGTTGCGCGCGGTGAGCAGGAGCACCGGCGTCCTGTTGTTCTCCTCCCGCAACTTCGCCAGCACCGAAAGGCCGTCGAGCTTCGGCAACATGATGTCCAGCACCACCGCGTCGTACGAGCACTCGCGGATCCGCCACAGCCCGTCCTCGCCGTTGTCGGCCTCATCCACGACGTAGCCGCTGTGGCGGAGGGCCTTCGCCACCGCCACACGGAGCCTGTCGGAATCTTCGACCACGAGAACACGCATGCTTGTTTCAATTCCCGCAGCGCCCGGGAACCGAGGCAAGCGGATTCCCGGAAGGCCGTCATCTTCCCGTCATGTTCGTGTGAGAGGGTGGAGCACAAATCCACGACCGTCATGAAAAGCGTCCGTCACCTCCTGCTTTCCGGCATCGCCGCCGGACTACCCGCGGTCATGCCCGCCGCGGAACCCGGCGAGCCCGGCGTCCTTGACCTCACCCGGCTCGCCAACTACGCCAACCAGCCGGTGCCCGCCTACGTCACTCACGACAACACCCCGGCGGACAACCCGATCACCGATGCCGGTGCCACGCTCGGACGGGTCCTGTTCTACGACGTGCGCCTTTCCCGCAACGACACGGTCAGCTGCGCCTCGTGCCATGACCAGTCCCACGCCTTCAGCGACGCGGATGTCGCGAGCGGCGGCGTCGCCGGCACCACCGGACGCCACTCGATGCGCCTGATCAACACCCGCTTCGCCCGCGAGTCCCGGTTCTTCTGGGACGAGCGCGCGTTCAGCCTCGAGCAACAGACCACACAGCCGATCCGCGACCATGTCGAGATGGGCTTCAGCGGCACGGCGGGCGATCCCGACTTCGCCACGCTGACCGTCAAACTCTCGACCATCCCCGAATACCGCGTGCTCTTCGCCATGACCTTCGGTGACCCGGCCATCCGGGAGGACCGGATCCAGAAATCGATCGCGCAGTTCGTCCGCAGCATCCAGTCCTTCGATTCCAAGTACGATGCCGGCCGTACGACGACTCCCGACAATCAGGACTTTCCCAACTTCACCGCACAGGAGAACCTCGGCAAGAGCCAGTTCATGCTGCCCCCGGACCAGGGCGGTGCAGGCTGCGCGACCTGCCACACGCCTCCGACCTTCGACATCGATCCCGCGAGCGGCAACAATGGCGTGATCGGCAAGATCGGCGGCGGCCAGGATCTGACCAACACCCGCGCACCAAGCCTGCGCGACCTGATCGGACCCGGCGGACCGAACGGACCGTTCATGCACGACGGCTCGATGACGGGGCTCGGCCAGATCACCAATCACTACCGCAGCGCCATTCCCGACAACCCGAATCTGGATCCGCGGCTGCGCCGCCCCCCGCTGCCCTTCAACAACAGCAATCTCGCGCCCCTGCGTGCCTTCCT is part of the Haloferula helveola genome and encodes:
- a CDS encoding sulfatase, translating into MILRILAAPLSLLLVLAAPALAAEKPNILFIYLDDFGWKDTGYMGSDFYETPVLDGLAKGGMVFTNGYSNAANCAPARACLLSGQYTPRHRIFNVGTKPRGKAEFRRLNVAPGTSVLDDGIVTWAESLKKAGYRTGMFGKWHLGPDPTTQGFDVAVEHQKLPGFKGHYGPDGEYLADALTDRTIEFIKDSKDGPWCAYLAHFGVHTPLHPKKDLLPKYESKKPGKLHDHVVMATMIQAIDDSVGRLVSELERLGERDDTVIVFSSDNGGYGPATDMDPLWGYKGTYFEGGIRVPYFIHWPGVVEPGSRSDAPIIGTDIYPTFCEIAGVPLPDQPVDGRSLVPILKGEKESFGERPIFWHFPAYLQSYSIYGEQRDPLFRSRPVSVVRVGDFKLKQYFEDGKVVLYNLKDDIRERKDLAAEMPEKRDELLGILRDWQKKSDAPTSLTTNPKFDEKAERKAIEKALGKAK
- a CDS encoding sensor histidine kinase, translating into MRSIRGRLTGWFLAGFGVLWLVAGAAVYFSYRAGLVAGMEAELQTMCRQVRSVGMAGGGGPGRGGRWMEQETDTAEVLGPDVMWQVWRTDGEEVSRSDNLTADLPPPDEGRATIVDLADGTRVMSVGHHFGGGGGPGGQGGGGGQGRGRWGMGGPGGGMDISVARPLDALQAKLLRMALLIAGSGVVLAGLGWMWVRFVVHDGLSPLCRIADEIGSIDSASLDGRFANDGLPSELEPIVDRLNRLMDRLEGSFARERRFSADLAHEMRTPIAEAKTIAESAVKWPEEGGPEAWQDVVASVARMEAVVQSMLQLARLEREQPGAKGEPFPLARIVNERWADHASVAEARDVRLRSEVAADAMVVGDRGWWDHLLGNLLGNAAEYADAGSEVVITMEDDGAVTISNRASGLAAEDVGHLFDRFWRADEARGESTHCGLGLSLAKACADALGLQLEANLGEGGVLEMRVTGL
- a CDS encoding response regulator transcription factor, with product MRVLVVEDSDRLRVAVAKALRHSGYVVDEADNGEDGLWRIRECSYDAVVLDIMLPKLDGLSVLAKLREENNRTPVLLLTARNTVEDRVTGLRGGADDYLGKPFALAELLARVDAMCRRRFDHPATTVEVGDLVVDTDRRSASRGGDRLDLTAREYRLLEVLALQPGKVMSRTELEKHLYDELASPMSNVVDATVYQLRRKLAAAGSGSPLIHTRRGQGYVMEEEAP
- a CDS encoding cytochrome-c peroxidase yields the protein MKSVRHLLLSGIAAGLPAVMPAAEPGEPGVLDLTRLANYANQPVPAYVTHDNTPADNPITDAGATLGRVLFYDVRLSRNDTVSCASCHDQSHAFSDADVASGGVAGTTGRHSMRLINTRFARESRFFWDERAFSLEQQTTQPIRDHVEMGFSGTAGDPDFATLTVKLSTIPEYRVLFAMTFGDPAIREDRIQKSIAQFVRSIQSFDSKYDAGRTTTPDNQDFPNFTAQENLGKSQFMLPPDQGGAGCATCHTPPTFDIDPASGNNGVIGKIGGGQDLTNTRAPSLRDLIGPGGPNGPFMHDGSMTGLGQITNHYRSAIPDNPNLDPRLRRPPLPFNNSNLAPLRAFLHTLTGTAVYQDPKWSSPFNASGGLELIVLPMNAFRLERDQETPSGPLVLRGHAAANLDYRIESSASLGITDPWQTVATIRSDADGLVEHPVPIDADRHFYRVVFDVPAE